CAAGTGAGCCGACGCAGATGACGAAGATCCACACCCGTGGCGTCCACTTCGCACCGGCCAGTCCCCAGCCGCCGGCGATGATCAAGTAACCCAGCAACACCAGGCCGCCGATGGCCATTCCACCGACCACGTCGGCCGGCCAGTGCACCTGTAGATAGAGGCGCGAGAAACCGATCAGCAGGATCAGCAAGAGACATGCGAGGCGTGTGGACCAGCGCGAAGCACGGATTGCCATGAGGCCCCAGACCACGGTCGCGTTCTGAGCATGGCCGCTGGGGAAGGAGTCTCCGGTCGCGGTACCCAGGCACATCGGGTGCAACTGATCCGGGAAGGCGACGAAGGGTCGCGGAGTGTGTGCCACGAGCTTGACGGCACCGTTGAGGAAGGCGCTCGTAAGGAAGACGACAAACAGGTGGAAGCCGTAGCGGTGGCCGACGCACAGATAGATGACGGTCAGAAGGACCATGTAGGCCACCTCTGAGCCGAGGAAGGTCGCCCCGGTGAAGAAGGCGTCGGTGAAGGGCGACCGCAGATGCTCTAGCCACTGCAGCAAACCAAGACTGGACGTGCGTATCCACCTCGCTTCGGTTGGGCACAGATCGTGGGGCTGGTTCTTCGTCGCCGCGGGCCACCAGTCCTTTTCCGGAAGCAGGGAAGGACCGTGGAGTCGCGGAATTGCGTGGTTTGCGGTTGTCGTTGCAGTCTCGTGTAGACTGAACTGTCAAGCAAGGAGTTCATGCTATGCCCCTGACTCGAGAGGCTATTGTTCGTGGCTTGCAGGAGCTGGGCGTTCAGCCCGGCATGGTGGTGATGGCCCATGTGTCCCTGTCGGCCTTCGGCGAGATTGAGGGTGGCGCCGACACGCTCATCCAGGCCCTGCTTGATGCAGTAGGCCCGCATGGCACGCTGTGCATGCCCGCGATGTCGGGCGAACAGCCCTTCAACGTGACGACCTCGCCCTCCAATACCGGCGTGGTGACGGAGCGCTTCCGCTCCTGGCCTGGTGTTGTGCGCGGGCTGCACCCGACACATTCGGCGTCCTGCCTCGGCCCGAAGGCGGAGGAACTGGTTCGCGGCCACATCGACCAGCCGACTGCCCTGGGACCCGAGTCGCCCTGGGGACGAGTAGCGCAGTTGCCCGAGGGCCACATCCTGCTGCTGGGCTGCGACCAGGACCGCAACACGCTGCTGCACTCGGCCGAGGAGGCTGTTGACGGGCCCTACCTGCACACGATCACGCGGGATTACCTCGACGAGAACGGCCTGCGGAAGACCAAGAGCCTGGCGCGGTTCCCTGGCCCGCATCGCGACTTCCTTGGCCTCGACGGGCTGTTCCGTGAGGCTGGGGCGATGAGAGTCGGCAAGGTTGGGCGGGCGATGTGCCGCCTGATGTCGGCGGGGAGGATCCTGGAACTCGCCACCGCCGCCCTGCGACGCGACCCGGCAGCGGTCCTGTGCACGAACCCCAACTGCCAGGACTGTGTGCGCCAGCGGTCCGACATCTTCCGTCACCGATTCGCGGCCGAAGACTTCACCCTCGCAGCCGTGGTGGATGATCTCGGCTATCCGGTTGCCGATCTGGCCCAGGCGATTGCGCTGATCCAGAGCCAGGGCATCGACTGCATCGAGCTGGGCGAGCAGATCACTGAGCAGTTGGGGACCCTCGCTTCCGATCAGCTTCCGGCGGTCGCGCGGTCCATCCACAGCGCCGGCGCGAGTGTGTCGACGGTGAGCTATCCGGGTGGGCACAACCTCACCGAGGCAATGCGCCATGCCGCCGACCTTGCCCAGGTGCTCGGAGCGCGGAGAGTGAAGCTGCCGCGAATCGGCCGCGAGGAGCATGAGAGGGAGGAAGCACTGGAGGGCATCGCGGCCCTGGCGACGGAACTGGCTGCCGAGGGTCTCGAACTCCTGGTGGAGAACTGGGCCGGCTCGCTCTTCGACAACAGATCGACCTGCGAAGAGCTCGTGGCGCGAGTGCCCGGCGTGCGACTGGCCTTCAACCCGGCGCACTTTTGCCATGCCGGCGAGAAGCCCTTCCTGCAGACCTACTACAAGGGCAAGCTGAAGAGCTCTGTCGGGCAGTTGTACCTCAGCGACGGCTGCCGGCCAGGTGGCACGCCCTACACGCTGCCCGGTGAGGGACAGGGCGAAGTGAAGGAGCTGATGTCGATCCTACGCTGCCGCAGCTTCGACGGCACCTTCTGCCTCACCCTGGGCAACCGGACGGGCAGAGAGGCCTTCCTGGAGCACGCGAAGGCCTTCCGGCATCTGCTCGACACGCTGTAGCACGGCGGACAGAAGACCGCGCAGCTAACCATCCGACCAAAGCAAAGCGCGGATCCGGCGGGCTCTGAAGAGTCCGGGGATCCGCGCTTTTGGTTGCGTATGGGCTGCCGGTGCTACGCCGGTTCGGGAACACTCAACTCGTAGTAGAGGGTGTTCGTGTCGGTGCCGACCTCAAAGATCAACTGTCCGGCCTCGTAGCGCGTCGGGACCTGCTTGAGACGCTTGCCGTCAGCGCCGATGGTCCAGACCTCCATGTCGCGCTGGGTGGTGCGGATCGACACCTGCGCCCGGATGGGCTCGCAGAGGATCGGCCCCT
This genomic window from Armatimonadia bacterium contains:
- a CDS encoding AAC(3) family N-acetyltransferase is translated as MPLTREAIVRGLQELGVQPGMVVMAHVSLSAFGEIEGGADTLIQALLDAVGPHGTLCMPAMSGEQPFNVTTSPSNTGVVTERFRSWPGVVRGLHPTHSASCLGPKAEELVRGHIDQPTALGPESPWGRVAQLPEGHILLLGCDQDRNTLLHSAEEAVDGPYLHTITRDYLDENGLRKTKSLARFPGPHRDFLGLDGLFREAGAMRVGKVGRAMCRLMSAGRILELATAALRRDPAAVLCTNPNCQDCVRQRSDIFRHRFAAEDFTLAAVVDDLGYPVADLAQAIALIQSQGIDCIELGEQITEQLGTLASDQLPAVARSIHSAGASVSTVSYPGGHNLTEAMRHAADLAQVLGARRVKLPRIGREEHEREEALEGIAALATELAAEGLELLVENWAGSLFDNRSTCEELVARVPGVRLAFNPAHFCHAGEKPFLQTYYKGKLKSSVGQLYLSDGCRPGGTPYTLPGEGQGEVKELMSILRCRSFDGTFCLTLGNRTGREAFLEHAKAFRHLLDTL
- a CDS encoding phosphatase PAP2 family protein, with translation MLQWLEHLRSPFTDAFFTGATFLGSEVAYMVLLTVIYLCVGHRYGFHLFVVFLTSAFLNGAVKLVAHTPRPFVAFPDQLHPMCLGTATGDSFPSGHAQNATVVWGLMAIRASRWSTRLACLLLILLIGFSRLYLQVHWPADVVGGMAIGGLVLLGYLIIAGGWGLAGAKWTPRVWIFVICVGSLVAGFLGREVDVCVLAAGSFLGSAVGYVLLEARGGYDPRASLPVQVLKFVLAFSALMVIRFGVKMLLGDSAPADFLRYALIGFTCAFLLPTLFTALRKRKEAASSTEATS